A region of the Salvia splendens isolate huo1 chromosome 11, SspV2, whole genome shotgun sequence genome:
TTCGATGTGTATGCTTCTTTAAAATAAGTGTTGTAGTGATATTTACTCAACTTTAgtgtttgaatttggtgtttaTAATGTTCCTTATtcaatagtataattatttacaatAAATCTATGTGACCCCATTAATATTAATCTTCCAAATCGCCTAGTGTCCATCATCCACTTATAAACTTCCTTGTTCAGTATTAACACCATAATTAAATACTAATCTCTAAATATTTAACCTTATTAAATAGCAGCAATAGAGGAACATTAATCTGATggataaatatattttcgaaTCAATAAAAGTATATTATCCCAAAGCCTGAATTGTCAAATAAGTATATGCATGCTTCGCAGAAATAAACTTTTTTACAATAAGATGAAACATTTTCTGAAGCAAGTCACAAGTTGGTGTAAGAATCCaataattatatgtaaaatagGAACAAAATTAAGAAATCGATATGCATCTGATTTTCTAGTTTAATATTCTCTCTGCGTTTTTCCTCCTTGGGtcatttgtaaaaattgatttatttttttatttttggtaaatttatctttctaaataaatatatttcattatccataaaaaatattctaattacttttttttcttttactttgctaattttataaattaaatagtgTAATTCCTCTAGTATTGTTATAAAGtaataaattgaaagaatttgaTGATATCTCAAAGAGGAATCATCTTAGCCACCTGAAAATCAGTATATAATTGCatacttttgtgggacaaagaGAATACTACTGTAATATTTATATCAATTTGAGCAAATAGGATGAGCTAAGTATACAAGTATTCATGAAAATTGCTGGCATTGTATTGAAACAAAGTGTAGAATCAAGAATGATTAGCTGGTATATCAGTTAGACATCAAACAGGAATTTCATCAAATTAATTTTCTCCACTATACAAAGAAAAAATTGAGCTTGATGAAAATAAAGTTCAGATCTTTAGCCTGAGTGtgattttcaagaaatacacaTTCCATTACTTTGTCCATTTTACTTTCATCCCAAAATCGGCAACTAGTGTCTAATTAATTTTCCCATCTTGAGTTGCACTTTAAACATGACTAAAATTAACAACAATTTATGTATCAATCATCCAAGAATCTCCAATTCGATAGCATACCACTAGTTGAAACTTGAAAAAAAAGAGCAAAGTCTAATTTGATAGTATCCACAAGATACAAGGCAAAAATGGGTATTTTGACTGCTTACTTCTTCCAGCTCCATCATACATTCTACTACAATGCTTCAACCTCCTGCTTTAGACAACGATGATTGCGTCTGCTTCCGCAGCTCCACATCAGCATTCCTCTGGAATTGATCCCACCCGCTCCCTTCACTGGTATCCAAATAATCATAAGGAACGGCAGTTTTCAAACCCGGACGAATGCCACAGCGGCTCTCAACAATTTTCAGCTCCACTTCCTTGCCCGACAACTCTCCCAGCTCCTCCCAAGTGTAAAGCAAGGGAAGCGTAGACGCACCCCACGGGTTGAAATCCAAAACCTTAACCCTCCCATCTTTTGTCACATACACATCAAACGTATAGCTCTCAGGTTCAAACTCCTCCTTTATCTTCTCCACGAAAAGCTGCTTGATTGCCTCTTTCAGTTCACTCTTCTTTTCAACAAGGACAGGGTAAAAGTTAGTCACCTCCCGCTGACAAATACCCACCAGGGATTTATCGTGCACAAAGCAACGGAACTCCATCTCAGGGTGCAGAGAAGGATACCATTTCCGCAGTGCAAGGTAGAATCTTGACGGCCTTGATGCAGCCTTGTCCGTGCAGGAATCATACGCATGGAAGAGGTCATGGACGACCGAGTCTGAAGATCGCAGCAAGAGTGCGATCTCGGGGAAATTGGTGCATCTGAGACTCCCGGTCGAGCTCATCCACGCAGCGTCTTTAGGCGAGCTCCAGTTAAGCTTAGGAAAGACAGCACCCCCGAGAGATACAATGGATGCTTTAACCTCTGTTTCTAGCACAGGGAACGAAGGGGGCGGCGTGGATTCCTCTGCTTCGTCTCCGGATCCCTCCCACACAACAAAATCTTCCTCTTCCTCAGGTTTGTGGACTCTATTGGGCAAGGCATCATCGTTTGTGATTGAAATAGGGAGCAGAAACGGACCAGAATCGTCAATTAGGTATTGGACAAAGGACTCGGGAAGCTCGTGAATTGAAGTTTTTATGGATATGGATTTGAATTTAGGGAACCATTCCTGAATTTGACACCTGTTTATATCCTCTGACTTCATTTCAAAGTAAGAAATCACTCACCCCAAAGATGTTCAGTTCTGCATATAAAAAAAACGCTCAGCAGTAGAGATTGAGCTAAAAACAATGAAATCTTTATCTATATCTATGTAGTTTTAGTAGTATTACATTATCACACTGTTAACAGTTCTATTTGGCTCCAATTAAGTAGAgttattaaaaaatactactcctacaaAAACTGTTGTCTATTTAATAACTAATCTACACAAAAATACTAATGTTTGAAAGCCAAAATACAAAACTGTTGTGTATAAATAACTGAACTGAGTTAAAATCAGAGCGAGTCGGACATACCTGGCGGTGATCGGCGAGGAGGAGTAGGAAGgaattgagaagaaaaaatagatatCTCTGCAAAACCCAAAACTTAGTGGAAAACAAATCCCAAAAGTTTCCGGATTAGATAAGTAGAGAGGGGAATAGAAGAGGAGAAATCTTGGAAAGAAGAAGAGTGGCGCGACGGTTTCTGATCTGATTCTAGGGTTCTTTTCTGATTTTTGATTGTCAGTGTTGACAGACGAAATAGGAATTCGAATTGGGTTCGCCTCTCTTATTGGGCTTGGCTTGGCCCACGCCAATTGGGCTAAAATATATTATTAGCATTTAGCGGCATTAACTAAGTAACtccattttattataataactCACAGTATAAATAATAATGGCGATAGGAATAAGAATCTATCGTTAAATACATTATTTAGTGTCCTATTACTAATATCCTATTTACAGCGTTCTATCATTAAATTTATTACTTGAATAGTATTTATTATACCCCTTTTGTGGAGTATTTATCAACTctgataatattttttttttcaagtgaCGACAAATTTTTTTGCGTAAGTATCTTAATTTTGTGCAATTAACTATTGACTATAAGAATAAAGTTCaattaaagataaaataaaaagagaatatTGACAAATAAGGAGTGTGACACAAAAGTGGATCACTGGATCTCATCCCATTATTCATAGTCGGGGAATTATGCAAAGAATAATACGCTAGAGACAGAATTTGCTAATAGAAGCATCTAGCATTAGCAAGCACATGTTTATAACTTTGTGTTTTTGGAGTAATACATTTACACAATCAAACGAAAATAACATACTGTGAATCTTTCAAGCAGTATATACACATGAAATCCAGTAAAATAAGTGAACTCAGTTTCCTAAGAAAACAGATGAATTGTCTTATCATAATATCATGATTAGGAGAATATAAGAGGTATATAATCAAGAAAAGTTCCCACCTTCAAATTTGAACAATCAAAATGGTGAAAACATTTCAAATTCAGTTCATGTAGGCTTCTTCTAGAGGACCTAATTAGAGAAGCGTCGTCTCAATCACAAGACAACGAGTATTCATGACTTATGTACTAATGTTAGTTACTGGCATGTTTCATAATATCATCCATTGAACTATTCCCGAGTGGTTACCCTGCACGACCCAATCCTTTGAATGAGAAGCTACAAAATCAGAACTAATCAAACTCATTAGTGTGATCATATCCTGAAATCGACATATGTAGCTGGAGGGAGCAGGCTTCCTCGTCTGGTCGTTGAGACTAAATGGCAAGTAATCACCAAAGGGCACCTGCAATTGCATACATATGTATGTTAGGGATGACATAAGCTCACATCCCATAAAGCAGCACCTTAGATGATATATGGCCAATTTGCCAGAATGATGAGTTCTCTCTATGTTTTTGCACTCTAAATAATGAGGCGTTTACGATATTACCATAGCCACTATATGTCTTCAGCTTGTTTCATGAATATAAACAAAAACTAATCATAGTAAAGGCATTTTCAAGACATAAAGAGAGTGACACATATTGAGAGACATAGCAACAATTACAATGAGTCTACCCCAGGTCTTCTTCTCGTCACGTTGATGGCGCCTTGCCAAGTACATGCTCGTCAATTAAGCGGTACTGCATCTGAGCTATTCTCTGTACTGCATATAGCTTCTCATCTATCAGAGCTTGGTGCTTATCATACAATAGAGGCAGCGTGAAACAAAGTAGGACCCCTGTTTTAATGAATCAAAATTACTCATCAACTAAAGTGAAAAGGCAAAGATAGCATTGCAGAGAACTGACTTACCAATGTAAAGCAGTGTAACAAAGCTGAATAAGCTGCCTATATAGGAGATAAACCACAATCCTAGAGCAAgctaaaatatataaaaaaacaagcATTAATATCTCAATAATCAATATTCATAAGCATTATCAATTTTGCATAGCAACAAAACTATCACACCTGCCAAAAGAGTTTCAAGTCTCCGCCAATTGCAATGGCGTGTGCCATTGACAATGCACGATTTATGCAAACACACATCTCATCAGCAGCCTTCTCAGCCATTTCTTCAGTAACCTCAAGATCAGGGAGAGGTGGCAAAGGTCTAAAACCACGAACATATTCGACGTATTATTCACCAAGAACACCCTTGTCCCCATGACTAATACTACTAATACAAGAACAGTATAAACATTTCTATGTATGTGACTGAATTTCATTTCTGTACCAAAATGACAACACAGACAAAATAAGTCACGGATTATAAACTCATGCAACTTACCTATTGAGAAGTGCTGCAGATTTAGCCCAAAAAAACAAGATTATGACGAGTGAGAACAAAACATTCGATAAGAATGAAAGCAAATCGTATCCGCCCTTTACGAATAGAAGCCATAGAAATGTCGAAGAAACGAGAAAAAGAACGCTCTGATTCCGTTTCCTCCACAGCAAAATGTCAGCAACTGAATCACGAATATAAACATACGCAAATTACCACTGGAATTGATGATACCAGAATAAGGCTATAGCCCAGCCAGCATGGGGGATTGAAATTTCAGAAACTCCCAAAATTGGGGAATGCAGAGATTATGATCAATATGATATGAATGTTGCATGTGTAATTACCTGCACCGTCTCCGAGTGCGAGATAATCAGAGAACCGATGAGGTTCTCCCATGGCCAATTAGGGTTGATCAGAATTGGGAATTCGATGAGAAACGGAGAGATTGACAAGACGGAGATTATCAAAATTTGCTATGTAATTCAAGTACTCTGATATTTCatgaataaatattatattgaaTATATTTGCTATATTTTTATTGCATCAAGCTTGTGTATATAACAATGATGATGCCAAATAAAGTTTAGAATAATTGATTTTACAGTTAAAACTATTTGAATTTAGTATAACTAGAAGAAGTGAGTGATATGATTACACACAATTGCAGATTATGTTTGGTGAATCGACATTTATAGAAATTAGAAACCAACAaactagaaagaaaaaaaaaagactacTATAAAATTCATTGAATAATTATCTCAAGTGAAGTATCCAGCAACGATTTCACTACAAAGTGGAGTTTTGATTGGGATGATAATGAATTAAACCAAATACAAGTTGATTTTTCACATTCAGATGTTCAAAAAAACTCTAGCTTTAGTCAACAAGATGCCACTTTCAATGTTCGGACAATCTTCACCAAGTCCGGCTTCTGTACTGAACACGAGAACAAACCACAGATGGATCGCCTCTTAAGCTTCCTCATTGTCGGAGTCCCCACCTTCATCTGAAGATTGTTCCTTTTGACCCTCACCACCACCAGCCGTTTTGCACTTTTTGTCTTTCTTCTTCAGCTTTTTCTTCAGACGTTTCAAGCGCTTTTTGGCTGTACGCTCCTCCGCAGCTTTTAATCTTTCTTCCCTTCTCTGGGCGAATTCAgttatttctttccttttctggAAGTCTGCATCCATTCTTGCAAGCCGGTCTTGTTCTTTCCGCCTCATTTGGCGATACTGTCACCATTAATAAGCCCCATAAAAAGTTAGTAAAACTTCCATAGACAGGAGAGAAGCAGACACATAACACATTATCATGTTAAAGGAAAAGCCTTCACAAGCTATTATCAAGACACTCGAAAAAGGATTGTTTCAGCCCAAAGACATAAGCTTAAACAATGACAGAGGCATATaacatgaaattcaaaaaaCAGAGATTCTGCTCGAAATTGATAAATATCAATCCCGGCATGAAGTTGGAAGAATAGTTTTGGCAGAATTCATGAATTATATGTTGACATAGGGATGAAAAAATTGTTTCTTTAGCTAATATAGCATGTAATATCTGCACATGATGGTGGATTTTCAGTTTACCTGTatactattataattataagCCTCTCTGGTCAAGTACATCAAACTACTCATTTCTTCAAATGCTAAAACCAACCAGTTCCATTGCTAATAAACAAAATCATACAACTCTACAACGGTACATTCTGCAAGGACCATTCATAAGCCTTCTCCGTTACCATTTACCTCATGAAATATGCTAACGGAAACCAAACTTCGGCAACAACATGGATAAATCAATTATGAAAATCTTGCATACCACGAACCATATGTGTTTCCATGACTAATAGTGGGGAATAAAAGACAGTTGAGCATGAACTTAAATGAGATAAAGGTTAATCCTGAAAGAGCTCCATCATCAATTGGAGAGCAAAAGAAGATGACAGCGGCGGAGGACGTGGTGGCAGAGTGGCAGGTGCTCTGTCTGCCACCACAACCATCTGCTTATCACCGCCGGCGACGGACGTCGGCCTTCCCGACGATGACATGTTTCTGCAAAACCCTGATGcatgaaaatggaaataagagGATAAAGAATAAACGTCGAAGACGAGCTGGAATAACACGTGTGCATGGACGCATGCACACGAGAGAAGCTTGGAGAAGATGGACACGTGGCGTGAAGCTTAGTTAGTTAGGAGTTAGTTATAACTTCCATTTCAAGTTAGTTACATAGTTAGTAGTAGCTCACAGCTATATAAGCTGTAGCTCCTTCATTTGTAGCTCTCATTCATTCATATTAATGCAAGTTGCTACTTCTTCTTCACTCTCGTCTCCTTCTCATAGTTCCTTTCGTGTTGGTACAATTCCGGTCGTCGTTCCTATCATCGATGACCCCGATTCCGTACCAAGTGGTAACAGACTTCACGATCCATCACCTGTGATGGTGGAAACCCGCTCCGGCGATCTGCGCCGACTGGAGGAGCCTTTCACGTCTGCCATAGCTGAGTTCGCCGATTCTGATGGCGCGCGCGATTCTGATGAGTTCTTCAATACCGCCGATTCTGATCGTCGGCAGGAGGAGATCGATAAATTTCGGAATACATCTGATGGCAATCGCGATCCGACTATGAAGATGTCGATCCAAAATCCATCGGCAGATCTGCTGCGGATGGAGGAGACAATACGCAAGACCATGAGCGATTTGTTCTCGAGGCTCGACGAGTCCAATCGGAGGCGTGATCAAGCTGCTCGCACTTACGATCAAACCTTTAAGGAGCTGCGGGATGGTTTCGTTGCTCTTCAAGTCCAAAACTCTGCGTTGATGGAGAAGTTTAAGGCTGGTAATGGAGGCAATTCTGCGGCTGTTTCGACCGGATCTAAGGTTGATTCAATCAAGGAGCTGCGTGAGGACCTCCTCGCCATTCAGATGCAGCAGAACGAGATTATGTCTCGCTTTGTTCCGGCGACGAATGGTGTTCCGACTGGACCGATGGCTGGCAGTGCTCCACCGCGTCCACTGTACTTCGCCACTTGTCAATCGAAGGTCGGCTTTCCGATTTTCAGTGGGGAGGATCTGGCTGGTTGGATTCTACGCTGCGATCAATTCTTCACGTTGGATCTAACACCGGAAGAAGCTAAAGTGCGCTTGGCGGTGATCAACTTTGAAGGCCGCGCACTTCAATGGTTCCGGATCTGGTCCAAATGCCAGGATCGTGAGATGTCTACTTCGTGGCTGCTGTTTCTTCAGGCACTCGAGGGGAGATTTGGTGATCCGATGACTGAGCTATTGGCCCTCAAACAAACAGGTTCGTTTGCCGATTATCGCGATCATTTTGAATTGCTGTTTGGTCGTGTGTCCCTCTCTGAATCCTATGCTATTAATCATTTCATAAACGGC
Encoded here:
- the LOC121756048 gene encoding cell division cycle protein 123 homolog yields the protein MKSEDINRCQIQEWFPKFKSISIKTSIHELPESFVQYLIDDSGPFLLPISITNDDALPNRVHKPEEEEDFVVWEGSGDEAEESTPPPSFPVLETEVKASIVSLGGAVFPKLNWSSPKDAAWMSSTGSLRCTNFPEIALLLRSSDSVVHDLFHAYDSCTDKAASRPSRFYLALRKWYPSLHPEMEFRCFVHDKSLVGICQREVTNFYPVLVEKKSELKEAIKQLFVEKIKEEFEPESYTFDVYVTKDGRVKVLDFNPWGASTLPLLYTWEELGELSGKEVELKIVESRCGIRPGLKTAVPYDYLDTSEGSGWDQFQRNADVELRKQTQSSLSKAGG
- the LOC121755123 gene encoding reticulon-like protein B11; translation: MGEPHRFSDYLALGDGAVADILLWRKRNQSVLFLVSSTFLWLLFVKGGYDLLSFLSNVLFSLVIILFFWAKSAALLNRPLPPLPDLEVTEEMAEKAADEMCVCINRALSMAHAIAIGGDLKLFWQLALGLWFISYIGSLFSFVTLLYIGVLLCFTLPLLYDKHQALIDEKLYAVQRIAQMQYRLIDEHVLGKAPST